The genomic stretch ACGTGCACATGGATCTATAGTTCTAATATTTCTATACAATGAGTCAATGGCCAATATACACGCCGGTCAAACAAAGCCCCTCTCTTTTTACTTGTAATATGAAATTAAGGTGAAATTACAAagccttttttttatttgaatgaaTTAAGGTGAAACACATTACATctttgtattattattttacttaaGATAATTGTGGAAAAAGCTAATAGAGATTCCCATCATCTCTACAATACAAAAGATGACTATGGGAAAGAGATATACAGATTAGAAATATCATCTCTAACTATGgacaaagaaaaacaacttttGATTCCCTATTATCTCTTTCAAAGCGTTTAACATATAGATTTGGGTCCCTACCCAATTCAAAGGTCAAATTCTCAACTAACAAATTTTCGACTTTCACATTGTCCAAATAAAGCATtcaaacataacaacattattcGGACATGGCGCATTGTATTAATGTAAAATCTTAACATATTCACATTACACACACCGTGGTGAGAAGTTAACTAATTTCAACAGAATAATTTGAAATTGTTAAAAAGTGGCTTAAAAATGAACCCAATATATatagcaatgttttaaaaattggaCTAAACCAACTGGCTCGATTGGTATGTCGCTAATGGGCGAAACTGGAAGTACATGGTGTATTGAAAATTTATTacggagtaatatttttaatggaaaggtattttttaaaaaaatctttcACGTACATTCTATATAGTtcggaaaaaataaaaaacaatttccCCGCAAATATTCAGTGAAGTGCCACAAATTTGAGGTGGGACTATTTGAGTTTGCTTTAGAATTCAAACATAACAATGACTCTTATGAGCCAACCAAGGAAATTAGCTCaccataattaattttttctatctatacttttatttattttaaatggaAGAAGATCAAAGGTGGATCTAAGCATAAGAGTATAATCAGTAGCATCTGTGAAGAGAGAGTAATTAAGCCACAAAGTTGCAGTATCATGATATTCTCGAGACTctaaaaatgtactccctccgtccataattaaatattcaatatCTGATTAGTATggatttaagaaattattgaCTTTATAAACTAAAGTGAgtataaaaagttagtgaaatgtgatatctacttttatatattggttttataacaaaatgttAATGGAATTAGTTAGTGGATGTATGGTCCACTTAACAAATgttagtaaaagtgaaatgagacatttattagcGAACgagtagaaaaagaaaaatgagacatttagtGAGTGAGAGAGTAGTATATACATACAGGTATTGGAGTGCTTCAAAAATAGCTACaccaatatttttaaaataatactactacttacATCCTTCCATTTTCGCCTATCAGAATAAATGGCTCGGTGGACTGGATCCAAAGTCAAGAAATTTGCAGCCCCATACACTGGGCTTCGCAAGGCCCAATCCATAAGTAAAACATTCAATGGGCCTAGAGGATATAGTGGACTCAAAAGGTTGAAAATAAAAGGTATTGCATCGAATCTTCCGTCGGTGCGTGTAACTTACACAATCTTGCGTTATCCATTTTTAGCGTTTAATCAAACTTTGCAAGTGAATCCGGTATTTTCATTATTCATATATATCTTTCAATTGATGTATGAACAAATTTCTAATGAACGTTCAATAGAAGAAATCTAGAAAATCTAAGATTTAACATATTTTTCTaacaaaaaatatagtaatttttaGTATGTACTAAACATTCTCACTCTTAACCTATTTGCCTAAAATAAATAACCATTTCTTATATATTAACTAAATCATAGCTTTGGACCCATAATTGCTTACATTCTTCTGTctgtatttattaattaaaatcaaatcataACTAATTGAAGCTCAATATCATAATCTAATTCATATATTATCGGGTTCGTTTGATTGCCCTGATAGGCATAGATAAGGCCTCATATCTAGGGTCTATCTAGTCTTTGGTTGCCCTGATAGACTTGCACAAGGACCCGGTGTACAACCACCAACCCGGTTGTAATTAAGATACCTAGCGGATCATGGTGTATAAGCCTAACAAGGCTTTCGCCTCCGATATCCCTCTATGTCACCGATCCAGATTGTGGCAACATCTAGGTATTGTCTAAAACACCCCTCATTCTCGTCGTGAATCAAAATTTCAGCCACATTGTTCGTCGAAACGAAGGTTGTTTCCAGTCGACAATTTTCCCATTACGCCGACGATTTTTGGTAACCCACAGCCGTCAATCGACGATTGTAGGTAATAAGTCAGTAATTTTTAGCATTGTTGGTGAATGGCGTAATTTCATCTGAATCAGTTCAGGTGGTTGATTGTTTCAGATCATTCAATTTCGCAGCAACGTCAGTCTTGGTTGCGCGACACTCATTTGGGAATCTCGAATCTGAGTCGCTTCTCCATGGCTAATGAAGAGGATTTTCGTATACGTGTTGAGTGATTGATTAGTTTATTACTCGGTATGAGTTGTCACTTGATAATCAGTGAAGCCATTCCGGCATTTTACCTTGTTGTTTGGATTTGTGTTGCCTTTCACATTAGTTTATCATCAAATATTTTGTGTTGGCTTTCCTTTGTTTTTAAAAGTTAGCCTGATTTTTACAGGGTACACTCATTGAATAGCTTGTTGTTCATTGCCcttttttgggttttttttttgttgaagttCAGTGCATGTGTATACTCTTTTGGATACCTTTTGTTTCCTTCCCTTTTATTAGTGTTGTTTGATGGCTGATTCCCTTCATATATGGTTTCTTGTTGATTTTCATTGAGTATTGTTTGTTTTTGGATACCCTGTTGTTAATTTGCATGTTCTAGTAGCTGGTTTTACATCTGCATAATATGCGCTCACCGAAGTGATAAGGTCGTTGTGTTATGTGTGCCCGTGTGATTTAAGTAGCATTCTAGTTATATTCAGATGGTTGTGTGCATTGGCATTATATGTTTTGCTTGTTCAGGTTGCAGCAGGTCAGCATAATGATATGACAACCGTGCTTTTTTTGCTTGAAGATATTATATGAAACTACCAAATAAACTTGCTGCTAATCTCTTTTATGATCACATTGATTTGCCCGCAAAACCGCAAGTGCAAACGATGGGACAGACTTGGTCAGTCAGAGGTTTTAGATTCTATTCCTGCTCATGTACGTCAATTGGATAGACTTGTGCGTGTCACATATAGGTCATGTGTGGATAATTTACGAATGGATTCTGCGTGACCGTGTAGGATTAATTGACCAAAAACTAGTGACTGTGGAAGAACAAGTAGCCATGTTCTTGTGTGTGCTGGCACACCACAAGAAATCTCGTATAGTTGGTTACAATTTCACGAGATCATCTCAAACCGTAtcaaaacacatacacactgTGCTCTGCGGTGTTCTCACGCTTCATAGTCTTTTTTTTGGCGAAGCCCAACCCGATAGATGAAGCCTGTTTTGGCCGTCGGTGGAATTGGTTCAAGGTACAATGCTTTGAATCTTCATATATTCAATTGGCTAAAATGTATGATTGGTGTGTGTGTTGTATATGTAGCGTTATCTAGGCGCATTAGATGGAACTTATATCAATGTACGTGTGCCGATTGCTGACGCTCCCTGATATCGTAACAGAAAAGGTCACATCACCACCAACACACTAGCCGTATGTAATCCACAACTTCGATTCATTTACCTCCTCCCAGGATAGGAAAGCTCTGCTGGTGATTCGAGGATTTTACGAGATGCAATAAGCAGACCCTTAGGACTCAAAGTGCCTAAAGGTGacttttattcaattaatttcatacataTCAATCCTTTGCATATGAATTTGACTTAGTGCATCAAACTGTGACACCTTTTACAGGATGCTACTACCTCTGTGACAATGCATACGCCAATGCTGAAGGTTTCTTAACACCATACAAAGGTGTCCGTTATCATCTTAAAGAATGGGGCATCGGAAGGCAAGCGCCACAAACACCACAAGAGTTGTTCAACTTAAGACACACGAAGGCAGGGAATGTCATCGAACGATCATTTGCCGTGTTGAAGATGCGATGGGGTATACTCCGATCTGCAAGCTTCTATCCAATAGATGTTCAAACCGGCCTGATAATAGCGTGTTTTCTGCTACACAATTACATACGAAGTCAAATGGTGGTTGATCCCATAAAGGTTGAGTTGGGTAATGAGGCCGACAATGACGAAGAAAGTGACAACGAACACATAGTCGGTGGTGATCATATAAACAGCGTAGAACCATCAGCATCGTGGAACAAGAAAATGGATGATCTGGCAAGTGCAATGTGGGCCGACAGAAACCATGGGTGATTTGGGAAGATTGTTGAGACATTTGTTATGTATTACCGTCCTAGTTTAATTTTCCCCTATGGATACATTCTTATTTAAATAGTTCCTTATGTTGTATGCATTCAagtgagtttttttttgtttttttaatgaggAGTGATTTTATCAGAACGCATACCCAATTTGTCCTTCTTATAGAATGTAGTGGTTACACTTTTGTGTATATCGAATGGTTGATTGAGTGATATAATTATcatcttttggatttaattataaCATCGAAATTACACAAACAATTCATTGCAACAAAAGGCAGGTCATACCATCTTAGTCCACATACTCCACTGGAATAACTTGTTGCAGAACAACTTGCCTAATTTCCATTAATCTGCATGTGACGCATCGTGCAAAACCATCACAAACAAAAACCACATATATAGCCCACTAACAAAGCACCTAACATACCAAACCGAGAGAGAAAATTTGGTGAACTATAATCACCTGACATCAAGCTACATACTAAACAACACAACACCGAAATACTAAATAGGTTCTACACGCCGATGGCAATCGGCTATCTTACGGGCGATCAAACCACACATAAAATTGGACTTCATTCCGGTCAATGAGTTTGAAATGGCAGCGAACACCTGCAACCAGATTGTTCCCATATTTGAAATTTCTCCAGCCTCGCTTCACCCAAATTTTGGTATCGTTGTGGTCGAGAATGATGTATCAAGTGTCTCCGTTCACATTGAAGTACACGGGTTCCTGCAGGGCATTCATGCGAATGTGACGGCGCCAAAAAGCAAATGGAATCTCCAACGTGCGATTGATGTTCTACCGTTCAAGGGTAACGGTGAAAGTCGGGCACCCGTCGTCCTCTACAACCCCTTGGTCGGGAGCAtagtcgtcatcatcatcatccgaGGAGTCCACCTCTGTTTCTGAAGGCTCGTAGTCATCCGATGTATCAACATCCGAAGTGTCGCTATGGTCGGAGTCGGCA from Salvia splendens isolate huo1 chromosome 4, SspV2, whole genome shotgun sequence encodes the following:
- the LOC121800640 gene encoding uncharacterized protein LOC121800640; translation: MELISMYVCRLLTLPDIVTEKESSAGDSRILRDAISRPLGLKVPKGCYYLCDNAYANAEGFLTPYKGVRYHLKEWGIGRQAPQTPQELFNLRHTKAGNVIERSFAVLKMRWGILRSASFYPIDVQTGLIIACFLLHNYIRSQMVVDPIKVELGNEADNDEESDNEHIVGGDHINSVEPSASWNKKMDDLASAMWADRNHG